A region of the Candidatus Kryptonium sp. genome:
AATTGATGTGGATAAAGTTAATGCTGAATACAAAGATGGAGTTTTGAAGATAACGCTTCCAAAGAGAGACGAAGTAAAAGCAAAAGAAATTCAAATTAATTAAACTACTCCACTTGGTGATTTAAATAAATTAAAACGAAAAGGAGGTGAAGAACTATGGCACTCATGAAGTGGAGTCCAATAAGGGATTTGGCAACAGAGATATTTGACCTTCAAAGAGAAATCAACAAGATGTTTGACAGATTCTTCCGTGGATTTGAGGAGGAAGAGGAAATTAGAGTAATGAAGTGGAGTCCGAGAGTGGATATTTCCGAAACAGATGACGAATATATTGTTAGGGCTGAGATTCCAGGCGTAAATAAAGACGACATCAAAATAACAATAAAAGAAAATATGCTTACAATTAGTGGTGAAAAGAAGCAAGAGAAAGAAACAAAAAATGAAAACTTCCATCGGATTGAAAGAGTGTATGGTTCTTTCAGCAGAAGCTTCACCTTACCCAGCGCTGTGAAAGTTGACAAGGTTGAGGCGAAGTTCAAAGATGGAGTGCTGACGATAAAGCTGCCGAAGGTTGAAGAAGCGAAGGCAAAAGAGATTGAGATCAAGGTTGGTTAATCTCTCAAATCCCGCCGTTTTTGGCGGGATTTTTTTTAAATTTATATAGAAGATAGTTCAAGGCTAACAAAATTTTAAAACAAAAATTCGTATCTCAAATGGAAATTGAAGTAAGAGAAAGGAAAAAGGGCATCATTGAGATTTTGAAAAATTTATTTTTACCCTATCTTTCTGAAAAAGAGGAACTTTTAAGGATTTTAAACGAGAATTATTCAAAGGAAATAGCGATTGCGAAGATGATGGAGGAACATGCCGAGATGATACCTTTTGATTTTTTAAGGGAGAAATTGAAAAAGATCGCCGAAGATGAAAGAAAACACGCAGAAAAGTTAAAACAGAAGATATCCGAACTTGGTGGAACTGTAAATCCATCTCCGAAAATTTATAATGTTAAGATAGCTTCAATTCATACCGAAAAAGGTTTTAGGAAACTTGTCGCAGACCTTGAATTTGATAAAGAAATTTATGAAGATTACATTTCACAAATCAACAGAATAGAGAACGAGGATATTAAGAAATTGCTTCGTGAGATAGCTGATGAAGAGGCAAAGCATAAAGATGTTTTGATGGATATTGTTATGAGGTTATGTTAGTTCAAAATTTCAAAACTAAAAGATAGAAAGTCATGGCAGAGGAAATCAAATTTACCGCAAGTCCGGAAAAACATGTTCATATTCCTGAAGCGATGTCAATTTTACCGCTCAGGAACTCCGTCTTCTTCCCAAAGCAATTTATGCCTCTTTCAGTTGGGAGGGAAAGCACTATAAAATTGATTGAAGACGCAAATAAAACAGGTGAACTTATTTTAATTGTCGCTCAAAAGGAACCTCAAATAGAGAAACCAACTCCGGATGATATTTATCATTTCGGGACGGTTGCAAAGATACTAAAAGTATACAATCTTCCTGATGGTTCAAAGAGCGTATTTGTTCAGGGCTTACATCGTGCTAAAATTTTATCATTTATACAGCAGGAGCCATATTTGAGAGGAGTAATTCAACAAGTTGATGACGAAGGTGAAATTGATATTGAAGCAGAAGCTATAGCAGTTGCGATAAAAAATGTGTTTAAGAAGGTAGTGGATCTTTCACCTGATTTAACCCCTGAACAAGCGAATATGGTTAGCGGAACTGATGATGTAACTGCTCTTCCTGATATCGTTGGTTCAATTTTGAATGTTTCGGTTGCGGAGAAGCAAGAAATACTTGAACAGATCAATGTAAAAGAGAGATTGAAGAAATGTCATTTTATTTTAAACAGACACGCGCAACGGCTTGAGCTTGGAAACAAGATTCAAGCTGAGGTCCAGGATGAAATAACGAAGAACCAGCGAGAATATTTCCTCAGGGAGCAGTTGAAAGCAATAAAGAGAGAGCTTGGCGAGGACGAAGAGGGTGCAGAAATTAGAGAGTTAAGAGATAAAATTGAGAAGGCAAACATGCCCGAAGAAGCGCGCAAAGTTGCCTTAAAAGAGCTTGAGAGATTGTCAAGGATGCATCCATCCTCAGCTGAATATACAGTGGCAAGAACCTATCTTGATTGGTTGATTGAACTTCCTTGGAGCATTTCAACGGAGGATAATCTTGATATAAAGAAAGCAGAAGAGATACTTGATAGAGATCATTATGGACTTGAGAAAGTTAAGAAAAGAATTTTAGAGTATCTTGCTGTTAGAAAATTGAAAAACGATATGCGCGGTCCGATACTTTGTTTTGTTGGACCACCCGGAGTTGGTAAAACATCGTTGGGTAGGTCAATTGCTGAAGCGCTTGGTAGAAAATTCGTAAGAATCTCGCTCGGTGGAGTTCACGACGAAGCTGAAATAAGAGGACATAGAAGAACTTATATAGGTGCTTTGCCAGGGCGAATAATTCAAGGGATAAGGAAAGCAGGTTCAAATAATCCAGTTTTCATGCTGGATGAAGTTGATAAAATCGGTGCGGATTTTCGTGGCGACCCAGCTGCAGCTTTGCTTGAAGTGCTTGATCCTGAACAAAATTATTCTTTTAGTGATCATTACATTGAAGTTCCTTTTGATCTTTCAAAGGTTATGTTTATAGCAACAGCGAATATGATTGAACCAATTCCTCCTGCTTTGAGAGATAGAATGGAGATAATTGAAATACCGAGCTATATAGAAGAAGAAAAACTAAACATAGCCAAATACTTCCTCGTCCCGAAGCAGATAAAAGCTCACGGATTGATAGAGGATATGATAAAATTTGAAGATTCAGCAATTAGAAAAATAATTAACTCATATACTCGCGAAGCAGGTGTAAGAAATCTTGAAAGAAGAATTGCTGATGTATGTCGTGGCGTTGCAAAGGAAGTTGCTATGGGCAAAACCGAGCCAACCACGATAACAGAAGAAATGATTCCAAAGTATTTAGGACAACCTAAGTATTATCATGAAGCTGCGGAGAGAATCAATAAACCTGGCATAGCAATGGGACTTGCTTGGACACCTGTCGGTGGAGAAATTTTGTTCGTTGAAGCAACGAAAATGAAAGGAAAAGGTTCACTGCATCTTACTGGACAACTTGGCGACATAATGAAAGAATCGGCGCATATAGCTCTTAGCTATATCGCATCAAGGGCTGAAGATTTCGGCATTGAGCCAGATTTTAGAGATAAATACGATATTCATATCCATGTCCCAGCTGGTGCTATTCCGAAAGATGGGCCTTCTGCCGGAGTTACTATATTAACAGCTCTTTATTCTTTGCTTACTGGGAAGATTGTATGCAATGATGTTGCGATGACCGGAGAGATTACATTGCGAGGTGCTGTTCTGCCAGTTGGTGGGATAAAGGAGAAAGTTCTTGCTGCACATAGAGCGGGAATTAAAAAAGTTATATTGCCAGAGAAAAATAAAGGCGATGTTGAAGAAATACCTGAACAAGTTAGAAATGAGATGGAGTTTTACTTTGTGAAAGAAATGGACGAAGTTCTTGAGCTCGCTATCAGAAAAGAGGAAGTTGCCGAAGTAGTTGAATAGTTAAGGTAAGTTCAAGATCAAGCCAAAAAATCTTAGGCGAATTGTTCCGAATCAAAATTCGGAATGATTCGCCTTATTGTTTATAAAATGGGAGGTGGTGAAAATGATGAAGGATTACTATAAAATACTTGGTGTAAACGAAAACGCAACGCTTGAAGAGATAAAGCAGGCATACAAAAAACTCGCTATGAAGTATCACCCGGATAGAAACCCGGGTGATAAGCAAGCAGAGGAAAAATTTAAAGAAATCAACGAAGCATATAGCGTTCTTTCAGATCCCGAAAAAAGAAAACAATATGATCAACTTAGAAAATTTGGTGCTGGCTTTGGAGATAAAGGATTTTCAGGCGGATTTAACTTTGAGGATTTATTTGCTAACTTTAAAACTGGTTCTGGTGAAGGTTTTTGGTTCGGTGTTGGAAATTCCTTTATTGAGGATCTTTTAAATCAATTTTTTGATAGAGGTGAATTCTTTAGAAGGAGTAGAAGAGGAGCAGCTAGAGGAGAAGATATAAACATTACGGTTGAGATACCTTTTTCAACAGCAATTCAAGGTGGCGAGATATATATTGATGTTCCAAGGAAAGAGGTATGTGAGGTTTGTAGAGGAACAGGTGCAAAACCAGGGGCGAAAGTAAGCACTTGTCAAGTTTGTAAAGGAACAGGAACTGTTGCAGATATCCGTGGATTGTTTGCTTTTTCAAGACCATGTCAAAACTGTTATGGAAGAGGTAAGATCATTTCCGAAATTTGCTATAATTGTGGGGGAACAGGGCAAATTTCAACAGCAAGAAAAATTAAAGTTAAAATTCCACCAGGAGTTGATACTGGAACTATTTTGAGAATCAGAGGTGAAGGTGAGCCTGGAATAAATGGTGGGGAAAATGGAGATCTTTTGGTGAATATAAAAGTTCAAGATGATAAATTTTTCAAACGCAAGGGAAACGACATCTTTGTTGAAATTCCAATTAACATTGCCCAAGCAATTTTGGGAAGTAAAATGAGAATTAAAACGATTCATGGTAATAAAGTTGAATTGACTATCCCACCGGGAACTCAAAGTGGAACTACATTTAGATTGCGTGGGCTCGGGATTAAAACAGATGGAAAGGTGGGAGATATGTATGTCACAGTTAAAGTTGAAATTCCTGATAAAATAAACGAAAGGCAACGAAAGTTAATTGAGGAATTTGCGAAGGAGGGAAATTTAAAGTATTAATGATTTGATCCATTTGTTTAGGCTTGTGTATTAACATTTTTAAGGTTTGGGAATAAATTTTGCAAGTTTGATGTTATTTCGGAGTTTAGTAAATTTCGGTAGAATTGAACGATCAAGATTTGTATATTTGTGAATAAGCAAAGTTTTTGAAAGTATTTGATGAAAAAGACATCAAAATATCGTGTTTTTGCGTCTGGAAATTCCAAAATTATCGGGGCAAAAAATTATTTAGAATAAAATAGAGACAGCAAAATGCAATTTATTTTCGCCGTGTTGATGCTACTCCTTCTTAACATAAGCTCATGCGTTAGGGAAACACCATACCAAGCACCAAGAAAAATTAAACGCATGCCGATGGAGAAATTTTTTGAGATTAAAAAATCTAAACTTGATAAGTTTGTTTTACCTGCGATGAAAAATGAAGGAATTGATATGTGGATCGTGTTAACTCGTGAATATGTTGTGGATCCACTTGCAAAGGATTTGTCTGCTGATAAAGCAGTTGCAAAAACAGCGCTTATTTTTATTAATGAAGGAAACTATCTAAAAAAGGTCGCTATATGTGCAAGTTACGATGTTGATCCGTTGCATAAATCAGGAATTTAT
Encoded here:
- a CDS encoding Hsp20/alpha crystallin family protein, coding for MALMKWSPIRDLATEIFDLQREINKMFDRFFRGFEEEEEIRVMKWSPRVDISETDDEYIVRAEIPGVNKDDIKITIKENMLTISGEKKQEKETKNENFHRIERVYGSFSRSFTLPSAVKVDKVEAKFKDGVLTIKLPKVEEAKAKEIEIKVG
- a CDS encoding ferritin-like domain-containing protein → MEIEVRERKKGIIEILKNLFLPYLSEKEELLRILNENYSKEIAIAKMMEEHAEMIPFDFLREKLKKIAEDERKHAEKLKQKISELGGTVNPSPKIYNVKIASIHTEKGFRKLVADLEFDKEIYEDYISQINRIENEDIKKLLREIADEEAKHKDVLMDIVMRLC
- the lon gene encoding endopeptidase La is translated as MAEEIKFTASPEKHVHIPEAMSILPLRNSVFFPKQFMPLSVGRESTIKLIEDANKTGELILIVAQKEPQIEKPTPDDIYHFGTVAKILKVYNLPDGSKSVFVQGLHRAKILSFIQQEPYLRGVIQQVDDEGEIDIEAEAIAVAIKNVFKKVVDLSPDLTPEQANMVSGTDDVTALPDIVGSILNVSVAEKQEILEQINVKERLKKCHFILNRHAQRLELGNKIQAEVQDEITKNQREYFLREQLKAIKRELGEDEEGAEIRELRDKIEKANMPEEARKVALKELERLSRMHPSSAEYTVARTYLDWLIELPWSISTEDNLDIKKAEEILDRDHYGLEKVKKRILEYLAVRKLKNDMRGPILCFVGPPGVGKTSLGRSIAEALGRKFVRISLGGVHDEAEIRGHRRTYIGALPGRIIQGIRKAGSNNPVFMLDEVDKIGADFRGDPAAALLEVLDPEQNYSFSDHYIEVPFDLSKVMFIATANMIEPIPPALRDRMEIIEIPSYIEEEKLNIAKYFLVPKQIKAHGLIEDMIKFEDSAIRKIINSYTREAGVRNLERRIADVCRGVAKEVAMGKTEPTTITEEMIPKYLGQPKYYHEAAERINKPGIAMGLAWTPVGGEILFVEATKMKGKGSLHLTGQLGDIMKESAHIALSYIASRAEDFGIEPDFRDKYDIHIHVPAGAIPKDGPSAGVTILTALYSLLTGKIVCNDVAMTGEITLRGAVLPVGGIKEKVLAAHRAGIKKVILPEKNKGDVEEIPEQVRNEMEFYFVKEMDEVLELAIRKEEVAEVVE
- the dnaJ gene encoding molecular chaperone DnaJ, whose product is MMKDYYKILGVNENATLEEIKQAYKKLAMKYHPDRNPGDKQAEEKFKEINEAYSVLSDPEKRKQYDQLRKFGAGFGDKGFSGGFNFEDLFANFKTGSGEGFWFGVGNSFIEDLLNQFFDRGEFFRRSRRGAARGEDINITVEIPFSTAIQGGEIYIDVPRKEVCEVCRGTGAKPGAKVSTCQVCKGTGTVADIRGLFAFSRPCQNCYGRGKIISEICYNCGGTGQISTARKIKVKIPPGVDTGTILRIRGEGEPGINGGENGDLLVNIKVQDDKFFKRKGNDIFVEIPINIAQAILGSKMRIKTIHGNKVELTIPPGTQSGTTFRLRGLGIKTDGKVGDMYVTVKVEIPDKINERQRKLIEEFAKEGNLKY